The Streptococcus sp. VT 162 genome has a window encoding:
- a CDS encoding membrane protein, which translates to MTVHIILTMIALVLILVSGTWYAKKRFKISLAVMGLGAIAFFVSSQVLEKMVHLLVLHPQKDGTIPLMQEQPFLYVLYGIAMAALFEETARLVFFKWLEKKRKLEDRDALAYGLGHGGLEMLYLGMGSLISLLILFSLIQSSNTDVANLLPKSTLETVQSLSVWQVYLLGVERVLALVLQIGLSIWVYQSVRQKKWIYLLAAYGLHALFDLAPALSQVGGIANPLLVEFVLLVELLAFIWLTKSTFWKKS; encoded by the coding sequence ATGACAGTACATATTATCCTTACCATGATAGCTTTGGTTCTCATTCTAGTAAGTGGAACTTGGTATGCCAAAAAACGGTTTAAAATCTCTCTTGCAGTGATGGGCTTGGGGGCAATCGCATTTTTTGTTTCTTCTCAAGTGTTAGAGAAGATGGTTCACCTTCTGGTACTCCATCCGCAAAAAGATGGAACCATTCCGCTTATGCAGGAGCAGCCTTTCTTATACGTCCTTTATGGGATTGCCATGGCAGCCCTCTTTGAGGAAACAGCTCGTCTTGTCTTTTTTAAATGGTTGGAGAAAAAGAGAAAGCTAGAAGATCGAGATGCTTTGGCTTATGGTTTGGGACATGGCGGCTTGGAGATGCTCTATCTCGGAATGGGAAGCTTGATCAGTCTTTTGATTCTCTTTTCACTCATCCAGTCTTCAAATACTGATGTAGCCAATCTTCTTCCAAAGTCTACACTCGAAACGGTTCAGTCTCTTTCTGTATGGCAGGTTTATTTACTAGGAGTTGAACGTGTGCTTGCTCTGGTTCTACAAATCGGTCTTTCCATCTGGGTCTATCAAAGTGTCCGTCAAAAGAAATGGATCTACCTCCTTGCTGCCTATGGTTTGCATGCCTTGTTTGACTTGGCTCCAGCCTTATCTCAAGTGGGAGGGATTGCAAATCCGCTTCTAGTTGAGTTTGTTCTTCTCGTAGAACTTCTAGCCTTTATCTGGCTAACCAAATCTACATTTTGGAAAAAATCATAA
- a CDS encoding amino acid ABC transporter substrate-binding protein: MKFKKWILVVCSMLASVVLVACQSGTDSSQSAVDAIKQKGKLVVATSPDYAPFEFQALVDGKNQVVGADIDMAQAIADELGVKLEISSMSFDNVLTSLQTGKADLAIAGISATDERKEVFDFSIPYYENKMSFLVRKADLDKYKDLSSLASANIAAQKGTVPETMVKEQLPNAQLTSLTNMGEAVNELQAGKVDAVHMDEPVALSYAGKNSDLVVATATLTMKDGEANAVAIKKDQSDLKAVVDKVIQKLKDDGTYQNYLEKAAKLTEVEQ; the protein is encoded by the coding sequence ATGAAATTTAAGAAATGGATATTAGTTGTGTGTAGCATGCTTGCCAGTGTGGTTTTAGTAGCTTGCCAGTCAGGAACAGATAGTTCCCAGTCTGCTGTGGACGCTATTAAACAAAAAGGAAAGCTAGTTGTTGCGACCAGCCCAGACTATGCACCGTTTGAATTCCAAGCCTTGGTAGATGGTAAAAACCAAGTGGTTGGTGCAGATATTGATATGGCTCAAGCAATTGCAGACGAGCTTGGGGTTAAACTTGAAATCTCTAGCATGAGTTTTGACAATGTCTTGACCAGTCTTCAAACTGGAAAGGCTGACTTAGCCATTGCAGGAATTAGTGCCACTGATGAGAGAAAGGAAGTCTTTGATTTTTCAATTCCTTACTATGAAAACAAGATGAGTTTCTTGGTTAGAAAAGCCGATTTAGACAAATACAAGGATCTTTCAAGCCTCGCAAGTGCCAATATCGCAGCTCAAAAGGGAACTGTGCCAGAAACCATGGTCAAGGAACAATTGCCAAATGCCCAATTGACATCCTTGACCAATATGGGGGAAGCAGTCAATGAATTGCAAGCTGGAAAAGTGGATGCTGTTCATATGGATGAACCAGTGGCTCTTAGTTACGCTGGTAAAAACTCAGACCTTGTCGTTGCGACAGCTACTTTGACGATGAAAGATGGCGAAGCCAATGCCGTTGCTATCAAGAAGGATCAGTCAGACTTGAAAGCAGTAGTAGATAAGGTTATCCAAAAACTGAAAGATGACGGAACCTATCAAAACTATCTTGAAAAGGCAGCGAAACTAACGGAAGTTGAACAATAA
- a CDS encoding PhoU family transcriptional regulator, protein MLRSQFEEDLEKLHNQFYAMGQEVLSQINRTVRAFVTHDRDLAKEVIEDDAEVNEYEVKLEKKSFEMIALQQPVSQDLRTVLTVLKAVSDVERMGDHAVSIAEATIRMKGEQRIPSVEEEIKKMGRDVKNFVEAALDLYLNGSVDQAYEVAAMDEKINHYFDSIRDLATEEIRKNPEAIVTGRDYFQVISFLERIGDYAKNICEWVVYFETGKIIEL, encoded by the coding sequence ATGTTACGATCTCAATTTGAAGAAGATTTGGAGAAATTGCATAACCAGTTCTATGCCATGGGACAAGAAGTGCTCTCGCAGATCAATCGTACAGTGCGTGCCTTTGTCACGCATGACCGTGATTTGGCAAAAGAAGTCATCGAAGACGATGCAGAAGTAAATGAATATGAAGTGAAGTTGGAAAAGAAATCATTTGAAATGATCGCCCTCCAACAACCTGTTTCGCAAGACCTTCGTACCGTCTTGACCGTTCTAAAGGCAGTTTCAGACGTGGAACGCATGGGAGATCATGCAGTGTCTATCGCTGAAGCGACTATTCGTATGAAGGGGGAGCAACGTATCCCTTCTGTTGAAGAAGAAATCAAAAAGATGGGACGCGACGTGAAAAACTTCGTTGAAGCAGCTCTAGATCTCTATCTCAACGGTTCTGTGGATCAAGCCTACGAAGTAGCAGCGATGGACGAAAAAATCAACCATTACTTTGATAGCATCCGAGATTTGGCTACAGAAGAAATTAGGAAAAATCCTGAAGCTATCGTTACAGGCCGTGATTACTTCCAGGTCATTTCTTTCTTGGAACGTATTGGAGACTACGCAAAAAATATCTGTGAATGGGTTGTTTACTTTGAAACAGGTAAGATTATCGAACTATAA
- a CDS encoding GntR family transcriptional regulator codes for MKKESKYQAVVSFLKKGIESGKFPTGSRLPSIRQLSQDFHCSKDTIQRALLELRHEQYLYAKPQSGYYVLEQGQHQDLEIEVTDEHASAYDDFRLCVNETLIGRENYLFNYYDNQEGLEELRQSVQQLLFDQALYCKPDQLVLTSGTQQALFILSQINFPSQGTEILVEQPTYHRMNRLLVAQGLAYQTIERRIDGINLEELEEQFKSRKIKFFYTIPRFHYPLGHSYSDQEKRAILDLANQYGVYIVEDDYLGDLDSKKGQTFHYLDTEDRVIYIKSFSTSLFPALRITALILPNALKEAFVSYKNILDYDSNLIMQKALSLYIESQLFEKNRLARLSLQENYQTQIKEVLEKNTCPLPHYPLHDGLLLDLRHYPKIASLKHSSLKLDFFEKAYLDACPYQFAKVTLENLEELLEYIKAELD; via the coding sequence ATGAAGAAAGAAAGTAAATACCAAGCAGTCGTTTCCTTTCTCAAAAAAGGTATCGAATCAGGAAAATTTCCAACAGGTAGCCGGCTTCCCTCTATCCGTCAACTGAGCCAAGACTTCCACTGTAGCAAGGACACTATCCAACGAGCCCTGCTGGAATTACGCCATGAACAATACCTCTATGCCAAACCCCAAAGTGGCTACTATGTTCTGGAACAAGGACAGCATCAGGACTTGGAAATCGAAGTCACTGACGAACATGCCAGTGCCTATGACGACTTCCGACTCTGCGTCAACGAAACCCTAATTGGAAGAGAAAACTACCTCTTCAACTACTATGACAACCAAGAAGGCCTTGAGGAACTGAGACAATCTGTCCAGCAACTCCTCTTTGACCAAGCCCTCTACTGTAAACCCGACCAACTGGTTCTAACATCTGGTACCCAACAAGCTCTCTTTATACTTTCTCAGATTAACTTTCCGAGCCAGGGAACTGAGATTTTGGTCGAACAGCCGACCTACCACCGGATGAACCGTCTCTTGGTCGCTCAAGGATTAGCCTACCAGACCATTGAACGCCGTATTGATGGCATCAACCTTGAAGAACTGGAAGAACAGTTCAAATCTAGGAAAATCAAGTTTTTCTACACCATTCCTCGCTTCCACTATCCCCTAGGTCATTCCTATTCTGATCAGGAAAAAAGGGCTATTTTGGATCTAGCAAATCAGTATGGTGTATATATCGTCGAGGATGATTATCTAGGTGACTTAGACTCTAAAAAGGGACAAACCTTCCACTATCTGGATACTGAGGATCGGGTCATTTATATCAAGTCCTTCTCAACTAGTCTCTTTCCAGCCCTTCGTATTACCGCCCTCATTCTCCCAAATGCTCTAAAAGAGGCCTTTGTTTCCTACAAAAATATCCTGGACTATGACAGCAATCTCATCATGCAAAAGGCTCTTTCTCTTTACATCGAAAGCCAGTTATTTGAAAAAAATCGATTGGCCAGACTGAGCCTTCAAGAGAACTATCAAACTCAGATTAAGGAAGTACTTGAAAAAAACACCTGTCCCTTGCCCCACTATCCTCTACACGATGGTCTTTTGCTTGATTTGAGACACTATCCTAAGATTGCTAGTTTGAAACACAGCTCACTCAAACTAGACTTTTTTGAGAAGGCTTATTTGGATGCCTGTCCTTATCAGTTCGCCAAAGTCACTCTTGAAAATCTAGAAGAGCTATTAGAATACATAAAAGCAGAATTGGATTAA
- a CDS encoding phosphate ABC transporter ATP-binding protein (ATP-binding protein; PstABCS is an ATP dependent phosphate uptake system which is responsible for inorganic phosphate uptake during phosphate starvation), translated as MSKYNWDEKHIITFPEEKVALSTKDLHVYYGKNESIKGIDMQFEKNKITALIGPSGSGKSTYLRSLNRMNDTIDIAKVTGQILYRGIDVNRPEINVYEMRKHIGMVFQRPNPFAKSIYRNITFAHERAGVKDKKVLDEIVETSLRQAALWDQVKDDLHKSALMLSGGQQQRLCIARAISVKPDILLMDEPASALDPIATAQLEETMLELKKDFTIIIVTHSMQQAARASDYTGFFYLGDLIEYDKTSNIFQNAKLQSTNDYVTGHFG; from the coding sequence ATGTCAAAATATAACTGGGACGAAAAGCATATCATCACCTTCCCTGAAGAAAAAGTGGCCCTCTCTACCAAGGATTTACATGTTTACTACGGTAAAAATGAATCCATCAAGGGCATCGATATGCAATTTGAAAAAAATAAAATTACAGCCTTGATTGGCCCTTCTGGATCAGGGAAATCTACCTATCTTCGCAGTCTCAATCGGATGAATGATACCATTGATATTGCCAAGGTCACAGGTCAAATCCTCTACCGAGGGATTGACGTCAACCGTCCAGAAATCAATGTCTATGAGATGCGCAAGCATATCGGAATGGTCTTCCAACGTCCAAATCCATTTGCTAAGTCTATTTATCGCAACATCACTTTTGCTCATGAACGTGCAGGTGTTAAGGATAAGAAAGTACTTGATGAAATTGTAGAAACCTCTTTAAGACAGGCTGCCCTTTGGGACCAGGTCAAAGACGACCTCCACAAATCAGCCTTGATGCTTTCTGGAGGTCAGCAGCAACGTCTCTGTATCGCTCGCGCCATCTCTGTCAAGCCAGATATCCTCTTGATGGATGAACCGGCGTCAGCCTTGGATCCGATTGCGACAGCACAGCTGGAAGAAACCATGTTGGAATTGAAGAAGGACTTTACCATCATCATCGTTACCCACAGTATGCAACAGGCTGCGCGTGCAAGTGACTACACTGGATTTTTCTACTTGGGTGACTTGATTGAGTATGATAAAACATCCAATATTTTCCAAAATGCTAAGTTACAGTCAACCAATGACTATGTAACAGGACACTTTGGTTAG
- a CDS encoding alpha-acetolactate decarboxylase: protein MDRKVQEPVKLFQYNTLGALMAGLYGGTMTVGELLEHGDLGLGTLDSIDGELIVLDGKAYQAKGSGQTPEIVEVAADALIPYAAVVPHQAEVIFRQRFEMTDKELEKRIESYYDGENLFRSIKIHGEFSQMHVRMIPKSTPDTKFADVATHQPEYSRENVSGTIVGFWTPEIFHGVSVAGYHLHFISDDLTFGGHVMDFVIKEGMIEVGAVDQLDQRFPVQDRQYLFAKFNVDEMKKDIDKSE from the coding sequence ATGGATAGAAAAGTGCAGGAACCGGTTAAATTATTTCAATACAATACTCTAGGTGCCCTAATGGCAGGTCTATATGGCGGAACCATGACAGTGGGAGAATTGCTGGAACATGGTGACCTCGGCTTGGGAACATTGGATTCGATTGACGGGGAGTTGATTGTCCTTGATGGCAAGGCTTATCAAGCCAAGGGGTCTGGTCAAACGCCTGAAATCGTTGAGGTGGCAGCGGATGCCCTTATTCCCTATGCAGCGGTGGTTCCTCATCAGGCAGAAGTGATTTTTCGTCAGCGCTTTGAGATGACTGACAAGGAATTGGAAAAACGAATTGAGTCCTACTATGATGGGGAAAATCTTTTTCGCTCCATCAAGATTCATGGCGAATTTTCACAAATGCACGTACGGATGATTCCTAAATCCACTCCTGATACCAAGTTTGCTGATGTAGCGACTCACCAACCTGAATATAGCCGTGAAAATGTATCGGGAACCATTGTTGGATTTTGGACACCGGAGATTTTCCATGGAGTGAGTGTTGCAGGCTACCATTTGCATTTTATCTCAGATGATTTGACCTTTGGTGGGCATGTGATGGACTTTGTTATCAAAGAAGGAATGATTGAGGTTGGGGCAGTCGACCAGTTGGACCAACGTTTTCCAGTCCAAGATCGCCAGTATTTATTTGCCAAATTTAACGTTGACGAGATGAAGAAAGATATTGATAAGTCAGAATAG
- a CDS encoding phosphate ABC transporter ATP-binding protein — protein sequence MSEAILQVSDLSVYYNKKKALNSVSLSFQPKEITALIGPSGSGKSTLLKAINRMGDLNPEVTTTGSVVYNGHNIYSPRTDTVELRKEIGMVFQQPNPFPMSIYENIVYGLRINGVRDKQVLDEAVEKALQRASIWDEVKDRLHDSAIGLSGGQQQRVCVARVLATSPKIILLDEPTSALDPISAGKIEETLYGLKDKYTMLLVTRSMQQASRISDKTGFFLDGDLIEFNDTKKMFLEPQNKETEDYITGKFG from the coding sequence ATGTCAGAAGCGATTTTACAGGTGTCAGACCTGTCCGTTTATTACAATAAAAAGAAGGCCTTGAATAGTGTTTCCCTTTCTTTCCAACCTAAGGAAATAACAGCCTTGATTGGTCCTTCTGGATCAGGAAAGTCTACCCTGCTCAAAGCTATCAACCGCATGGGCGATCTAAATCCTGAGGTGACAACAACTGGATCAGTGGTCTATAATGGTCACAATATCTACAGCCCCCGTACCGATACGGTTGAATTGCGTAAGGAAATCGGGATGGTCTTTCAACAGCCCAATCCCTTCCCTATGTCTATCTACGAAAATATTGTCTATGGTCTGCGTATCAATGGAGTCAGGGACAAGCAAGTTCTTGATGAAGCAGTAGAAAAGGCCTTGCAACGTGCTTCTATCTGGGATGAAGTAAAGGATCGTTTGCATGATTCGGCCATTGGTCTCTCAGGTGGACAACAACAACGTGTTTGTGTTGCTCGTGTCTTAGCAACCAGTCCGAAAATCATCCTCTTAGATGAACCAACTTCAGCTTTGGATCCTATTTCTGCAGGTAAGATTGAGGAAACCTTGTATGGTCTGAAAGATAAATACACCATGCTCTTGGTAACGCGTTCGATGCAACAAGCCTCACGTATCTCTGATAAAACAGGATTTTTCCTAGATGGGGATTTGATCGAGTTTAACGATACGAAGAAGATGTTCCTAGAGCCACAAAACAAGGAAACAGAAGATTATATTACAGGAAAATTTGGATAA
- the murB gene encoding UDP-N-acetylenolpyruvoylglucosamine reductase (catalyzes the reduction of UDP-N-acetylglucosamine enolpyruvate to form UDP-N-acetylmuramate in peptidoglycan biosynthesis), translating to MSVKEKMLEILEGIDIRFKEPLKTYTYTKVGGRADYLVLPRNRYEMARVVQFANQENIPWMVLGNASNIIVREGGIRGFVILCDKLNNVSVDGYTIEAEAGANLIETTRIALRHSLTGFEFACGIPGSIGGAVFMNAGAYGGEIAHILQSCQVLTKEGEIETLSVKDLAFGYRHSAIQDSGAVVLSAKFALSPGNHQVIKQEMDRLTHLRELKQPLEYPSCGSVFKRPVGHFAGQLISEAGLKGYRIGGVEVSEKHAGFMINVADGTAKDYEDLIQSVIEKVKEHSGVTLEREVRILGEKE from the coding sequence ATGTCAGTAAAAGAAAAAATGCTTGAAATCCTAGAAGGAATCGATATTCGTTTCAAGGAACCCTTGAAGACCTATACCTATACCAAGGTCGGAGGTCGAGCGGATTACCTAGTTTTACCACGCAATCGCTATGAGATGGCTCGTGTCGTCCAATTTGCCAATCAAGAGAATATTCCCTGGATGGTGCTAGGAAATGCCAGCAATATCATCGTGCGTGAAGGTGGAATCCGTGGTTTTGTCATCTTATGCGATAAGCTTAATAACGTTTCGGTTGATGGTTACACTATTGAAGCAGAAGCGGGTGCTAATTTGATCGAGACAACACGAATTGCTCTTCGTCATAGTTTGACTGGTTTCGAGTTTGCTTGTGGGATTCCTGGAAGCATCGGTGGAGCTGTCTTTATGAATGCGGGTGCCTATGGAGGAGAGATTGCTCATATCTTGCAGTCTTGTCAAGTTTTGACCAAAGAAGGGGAAATCGAGACCTTGTCAGTCAAGGACTTGGCTTTTGGTTACCGCCATTCAGCTATTCAGGATTCTGGGGCTGTTGTTTTGTCAGCTAAATTTGCCCTATCTCCAGGGAATCATCAGGTTATCAAGCAAGAAATGGACCGCTTGACGCACCTACGTGAACTCAAACAACCATTAGAATACCCGTCTTGTGGTTCAGTCTTTAAGCGTCCAGTTGGGCATTTTGCAGGTCAGTTGATTTCAGAGGCTGGCTTGAAAGGCTATCGTATCGGTGGTGTGGAAGTATCTGAAAAACACGCAGGTTTCATGATCAATGTTGCTGACGGAACGGCCAAAGACTACGAGGACTTGATCCAATCTGTTATTGAAAAAGTCAAGGAACACTCAGGTGTCACTCTTGAAAGAGAAGTCCGAATCTTGGGCGAGAAGGAATAA
- a CDS encoding spermidine/putrescine ABC transporter ATP-binding protein, which translates to MKKPIIEFKNVSKVFEDSNTKVLKDINFELEEGKFYTLLGASGSGKSTILNIIAGLLDATTGDILLDGVRINDIPTNKRDVHTVFQSYALFPHMNVFENVAFPLRLRKVDKKEIEQRVAEVLKMVQLEGYEKRSIRKLSGGQRQRVAIARAIINQPRVVLLDEPLSALDLKLRTDMQYELRELQQRLGITFVFVTHDQEEALAMSDWIFVMNDGEIVQSGTPVDIYDEPINHFVATFIGESNILPGTMIEDYLVEFNGKRFEAVDGGMKPNEPVEVVIRPEDLRITLPEEGKLQVKVDTQLFRGVHYEIIAYDELGNEWMIHSTRKAIVGEEIGLDFEPEDIHIMRLNETEEEFDARIEEYVEIEEQEAGLINAIEEERDEENNL; encoded by the coding sequence TTGAAAAAACCAATTATTGAATTCAAAAACGTCTCTAAAGTTTTTGAAGACAGCAACACCAAGGTTCTCAAAGACATCAACTTTGAGTTGGAAGAAGGGAAGTTCTACACTCTTTTAGGCGCATCTGGTTCAGGAAAGTCAACCATCCTGAACATCATTGCAGGTTTACTGGATGCGACGACAGGGGATATTTTGCTGGACGGTGTCCGTATCAACGACATCCCAACCAATAAACGTGACGTTCATACGGTTTTCCAATCCTATGCCTTGTTTCCACATATGAATGTGTTTGAAAATGTTGCCTTTCCACTCCGCTTGCGTAAAGTCGACAAGAAAGAAATCGAACAACGTGTAGCGGAAGTTCTCAAGATGGTTCAGCTGGAAGGTTATGAAAAACGTTCCATCCGTAAACTCTCCGGAGGACAACGTCAGCGTGTAGCCATTGCCCGTGCTATTATCAACCAACCTCGTGTGGTTTTGTTGGATGAGCCCTTGTCAGCGCTGGACTTGAAATTGCGAACAGACATGCAGTACGAACTCCGTGAATTGCAACAACGATTGGGGATTACCTTTGTCTTTGTCACTCACGATCAGGAAGAAGCTCTTGCCATGAGTGACTGGATTTTCGTTATGAATGATGGCGAGATTGTTCAGTCTGGAACACCAGTGGACATCTACGATGAGCCAATCAACCACTTTGTTGCCACCTTTATCGGTGAGTCAAATATTTTGCCAGGAACCATGATTGAGGATTACTTGGTTGAGTTTAACGGCAAACGCTTTGAAGCAGTCGACGGAGGGATGAAGCCAAATGAGCCTGTTGAAGTCGTTATTCGTCCAGAGGACTTGCGCATTACCCTTCCTGAAGAAGGCAAGCTCCAAGTTAAAGTTGATACCCAGCTCTTCCGTGGGGTTCATTACGAGATTATCGCCTATGACGAACTCGGAAATGAATGGATGATCCACTCGACTCGTAAGGCCATTGTGGGTGAGGAAATTGGTCTGGACTTTGAGCCAGAAGACATCCACATCATGCGTCTCAACGAAACCGAAGAAGAGTTCGATGCTCGTATCGAAGAGTACGTAGAAATCGAAGAGCAAGAAGCAGGTCTGATTAACGCAATCGAGGAGGAAAGAGATGAAGAAAACAACCTCTAA